Proteins found in one Arthrobacter sp. U41 genomic segment:
- a CDS encoding GNAT family N-acetyltransferase, with translation MIRIDRDDPGRADVRELLREHLADMFATSPAESVHALDSAALAGPAITFWTAREGSEVLGCAALKQLQQGGQGEIKSMRTAARARGRGIAALLLARILAEARAGGYQRLSLETGSQDFFAPARRLYERHGFSICAPFADYREDPNSVFMTLELGPGRDQGRA, from the coding sequence ATGATCCGGATTGACCGCGACGACCCCGGGCGGGCCGATGTCCGGGAACTTCTTCGCGAGCACCTCGCGGACATGTTTGCCACCTCGCCCGCGGAAAGCGTGCACGCCCTCGATTCTGCGGCCCTTGCCGGACCAGCCATCACCTTCTGGACCGCACGGGAAGGTTCCGAAGTCCTCGGCTGCGCGGCGCTGAAGCAGCTGCAGCAGGGCGGCCAGGGCGAGATCAAGTCCATGCGCACCGCTGCCCGCGCGCGGGGCCGCGGCATCGCCGCTCTCTTGCTGGCCCGTATCCTGGCCGAAGCCCGGGCCGGCGGATATCAGCGCCTGTCCCTCGAGACCGGAAGCCAGGACTTCTTCGCTCCGGCGCGGCGGCTGTACGAGCGTCACGGATTCAGCATTTGCGCCCCCTTTGCCGACTACCGGGAAGACCCCAATAGCGTCTTTATGACCCTGGAACTGGGCCCTGGCCGGGACCAGGGCCGCGCGTAG
- a CDS encoding alpha/beta fold hydrolase, translating into MGKVSAADREPRNGSFANGMDYLSWGSGTETLLFIQGGPGSAVPHGVLRRMFRRQFDPFLHAGYSVWIVTRRRAMPPDHTIADMADDYARLIAEEFGGRVGVVVAESFGGMIAQYLAARHPESFGHMAMVVTAAELSDWGKDVDSRMARALADGDTDGAGTVFAEYLLPGRRLKWLRRLIGPVIRRQLLSGSDYPPQDVLTEVQGEVTFNSRAVLPQIRRPVLLICGGADQFFPREVAQETAGLIPDSTLIWYEGKGHLRAGSSGRVARDVLAFAGRG; encoded by the coding sequence GTGGGCAAAGTGTCGGCGGCGGACCGGGAACCCCGGAACGGGTCCTTCGCCAATGGCATGGACTACCTGAGCTGGGGCAGCGGCACGGAGACGCTCCTGTTCATCCAGGGCGGCCCCGGGAGTGCGGTTCCCCACGGGGTGCTGCGCCGGATGTTCCGGCGGCAGTTCGACCCCTTTCTGCACGCCGGATACTCCGTCTGGATTGTCACCCGGCGCCGGGCCATGCCGCCGGACCACACGATCGCCGACATGGCGGACGACTACGCACGGCTGATAGCCGAGGAGTTCGGCGGCCGCGTCGGCGTCGTCGTGGCTGAGTCGTTTGGCGGGATGATCGCCCAGTACCTGGCCGCCCGGCATCCCGAATCGTTCGGCCACATGGCCATGGTGGTCACGGCTGCGGAGTTGAGCGACTGGGGCAAGGACGTCGATTCCCGGATGGCGCGCGCCCTGGCGGACGGCGACACTGATGGCGCGGGCACGGTCTTCGCCGAGTATTTGCTGCCGGGCCGGCGCCTGAAGTGGCTGCGGCGGCTGATCGGCCCCGTCATCAGACGCCAACTGCTGAGCGGATCCGATTACCCGCCGCAGGACGTCCTCACCGAGGTGCAGGGCGAAGTGACCTTTAATTCCCGGGCGGTGCTCCCGCAAATCCGACGGCCCGTGCTGCTGATCTGCGGGGGCGCCGACCAGTTCTTCCCCCGCGAGGTCGCCCAGGAAACCGCCGGTCTGATCCCGGACTCCACCCTGATCTGGTACGAGGGCAAGGGCCATCTCAGGGCGGGTTCAAGCGGCCGTGTCGCGCGGGACGTGCTGGCGTTCGCCGGACGAGGCTGA
- a CDS encoding HIT family protein encodes MQETTGAASEYPGDDGVTDDFGLAGVPDAFQRLWTPHRMAYIKGGQHQFKNVDDCPFCVAPEREDDDSLIVYRGRTSYVVLNLFPYNPGHLLVCPYRHIPDYTDLTVEETAEFAELTQTAMRVLRKVANPTGFNLGMNQGVTGGAGIAGHLHQHVVPRWGGDGNFFPIIAQTKAITQTLGEVRQQVADAWPQANDAGQATAGATDAE; translated from the coding sequence ATGCAGGAAACCACAGGGGCCGCTTCGGAGTATCCGGGGGACGACGGCGTGACCGACGACTTTGGCCTGGCCGGGGTGCCGGACGCGTTCCAGCGCCTGTGGACTCCGCACCGGATGGCGTACATCAAGGGCGGGCAGCACCAGTTCAAGAACGTGGACGACTGTCCGTTCTGCGTGGCACCGGAACGCGAGGACGACGATTCCCTGATCGTCTACCGCGGCCGGACCAGCTACGTGGTGCTCAACCTCTTCCCGTACAACCCGGGCCACCTGCTGGTCTGCCCGTACCGTCACATCCCTGACTACACAGACCTGACCGTGGAGGAAACGGCCGAATTCGCCGAGCTGACCCAGACGGCCATGCGCGTGCTGCGCAAGGTCGCCAACCCCACCGGCTTCAACCTCGGGATGAACCAGGGCGTCACCGGCGGCGCCGGGATCGCCGGGCACCTGCACCAGCACGTGGTGCCGCGCTGGGGCGGGGACGGGAACTTCTTCCCGATCATCGCCCAGACCAAGGCCATCACCCAGACCCTTGGCGAGGTCCGCCAGCAGGTGGCGGACGCCTGGCCCCAGGCGAACGACGCGGGGCAGGCGACCGCCGGGGCGACGGATGCTGAATAG
- a CDS encoding M3 family metallopeptidase: protein MINPLMSPSPLPFGLPPFADITDEHYAEAVEAGVAEHLAELQAIVDTPEPASFENTALAMERSGQLLQRAAASFFTLVSADASDAIRELETTLSPRFSAHQDAVYLNRGLFERFAAISTDQLDAESARLVEEYLKEFRQSGIQLDGTGQDRLKAVNAELSRLGTEFGQRVKEAMKSGALLLDDAAELAGLPADDVASAGEAARAAGHAGKFLLTLIQPSNQPALAALENRDVRRRLYEASIGRGSDGSALDVLDLVKDMVRLRAEKATLLGFANYAELVVDQQTAPDFAAVQKMMNRLAPAAVRNADAEAEALAEVAGHPLEAWDWAYYSAKVKRERYAVDEQALRPYFELDRVLKDGVFFAANALYGITFHERADLAGYHPDVRVWEVRNADGTELGLFLGDYYTRETKRGGAWMNSLVEQSGLLDTRPVVINNLNISKPPAGEPTLLTLDELRTTFHEFGHALHGLFSAVTYPRFSGTSVPRDFVEYPSQVNEMWIMWPEVLANYARHHATGEALPQEVVDKLDAAQLWGEGFGTTEYLGAALLDLAWHVLDGTEVPEDVLEFEAKALAAAGVAHHLIPPRYRTGYFQHIFAGAGYAAGYYSYIWSEVLDAETVEWIKDNGGLTRANGDFFRAELLSRGNSRDPLDSFRAFRGRDAKLEPLLKRRGLD, encoded by the coding sequence ATGATCAATCCCCTGATGAGCCCCAGCCCCCTGCCCTTCGGCCTGCCGCCGTTCGCGGACATCACCGACGAGCACTACGCCGAAGCCGTCGAGGCCGGCGTCGCCGAGCACCTTGCGGAACTCCAGGCAATCGTGGACACGCCGGAGCCTGCCTCCTTCGAAAACACCGCGCTGGCCATGGAGCGGTCCGGACAGCTCCTGCAGCGCGCGGCGGCCTCCTTCTTCACCCTCGTCTCGGCCGACGCCTCGGACGCAATCCGCGAACTCGAGACGACTCTGTCCCCGCGCTTCTCTGCCCATCAGGACGCCGTCTACCTCAACCGGGGGCTGTTCGAGCGGTTCGCCGCGATCAGCACGGACCAGCTCGACGCGGAATCCGCCCGGCTGGTGGAGGAGTACCTCAAGGAGTTCCGCCAGTCCGGCATCCAGCTCGACGGCACCGGCCAGGACCGGCTCAAGGCCGTCAACGCCGAGCTCTCCCGGCTTGGAACGGAGTTCGGACAGCGGGTGAAGGAAGCCATGAAGTCCGGCGCGCTGCTCCTGGACGACGCCGCCGAGCTCGCCGGGTTGCCCGCTGATGATGTTGCCAGCGCCGGGGAAGCCGCCCGAGCCGCCGGACACGCGGGCAAGTTCCTGCTGACCCTCATCCAGCCCAGCAACCAGCCTGCCCTCGCCGCCCTCGAAAACCGCGACGTCCGCCGCCGCCTGTACGAGGCCTCCATCGGCCGCGGCAGCGACGGCAGCGCCCTCGATGTCCTGGACCTGGTCAAGGACATGGTCCGGCTCCGCGCCGAGAAGGCCACGCTGCTGGGCTTCGCCAACTACGCCGAACTCGTCGTGGACCAGCAGACCGCCCCTGACTTCGCCGCCGTGCAGAAAATGATGAACCGGCTCGCCCCTGCCGCCGTCCGGAACGCCGACGCCGAGGCCGAGGCGCTGGCCGAAGTCGCCGGGCACCCCCTCGAAGCCTGGGACTGGGCCTACTACTCCGCCAAGGTCAAGCGCGAACGGTACGCCGTGGACGAGCAGGCGCTGCGCCCCTACTTCGAGCTGGACCGGGTGCTCAAAGACGGCGTCTTCTTCGCCGCAAACGCGCTCTACGGCATCACCTTCCACGAACGCGCCGACCTCGCCGGCTACCACCCTGATGTCCGCGTCTGGGAGGTCCGCAACGCGGACGGGACCGAACTGGGCCTTTTCCTGGGCGACTACTACACCCGCGAAACCAAGCGCGGCGGGGCGTGGATGAACTCCCTCGTGGAGCAGTCCGGTCTGCTCGACACCCGGCCCGTGGTGATCAACAACCTCAACATCTCCAAGCCGCCGGCCGGGGAACCCACGCTCCTGACCCTGGATGAGCTCCGCACCACTTTCCACGAGTTCGGCCACGCCCTGCACGGGCTGTTCTCCGCCGTTACCTACCCGAGGTTCTCCGGCACCTCGGTGCCGCGGGACTTTGTCGAATACCCCTCGCAGGTGAACGAAATGTGGATCATGTGGCCGGAGGTGCTCGCCAACTACGCCCGCCACCACGCCACCGGCGAGGCGCTGCCGCAGGAGGTCGTGGACAAGCTCGACGCCGCGCAGCTCTGGGGCGAGGGCTTCGGCACCACCGAGTACCTGGGTGCGGCACTGCTGGACCTCGCCTGGCATGTGCTGGACGGCACCGAGGTGCCCGAGGATGTCCTGGAGTTCGAGGCCAAGGCGCTGGCCGCGGCCGGAGTGGCCCACCACCTGATCCCGCCGCGCTACCGCACCGGCTACTTCCAGCACATCTTCGCCGGCGCCGGCTACGCCGCGGGCTACTATTCCTACATCTGGAGCGAGGTGCTCGACGCCGAAACGGTGGAATGGATCAAGGACAACGGCGGCCTCACCCGGGCCAACGGCGACTTCTTCCGCGCCGAGCTGCTCTCCCGGGGCAACAGCCGCGATCCGCTGGATTCCTTCCGCGCCTTCCGCGGCCGCGACGCCAAGCTCGAACCGCTCCTCAAGCGCCGCGGCCTCGACTAA
- a CDS encoding IS481 family transposase: MSERNLDMKVRHLVASWPEDAPRGSVTAFCRKHKVSRAWFYKIKAAASAQGPMKAMEMRSTKPRTSPAQVTPRMVELVLDTRETLKRMGHDYGPLSVAAKLRRQGLEPPSRATLARIFTRAGVVVPEPRKKPRSAYQRFVYPEPNGCWQIDSTEWLLAGNTKVAIFQLIDDHSRLALASLVATGETSEAAIRVVSAAIARHGVPQKFLSDNGAALNPTRRGRTGALVEYLKSHGVEPITGKPYKPTTQGKNERFHQTLHRYLNQQPPAHTMAELQAYVDEFDRYYNTEREHQSLPPGTTPQEAWYATAKATPPEPPNPEITVPATRRSVQRRVGKNGSVAVIGMHFGMGKDHVGATVHVLYDEATIMFFDGRGTEIITHPRPPIGTNYVGNNKPRGFMANQTSTKC; encoded by the coding sequence ATGAGCGAACGCAATCTGGATATGAAGGTCCGTCATCTCGTAGCGTCGTGGCCTGAGGATGCCCCTCGGGGTTCAGTGACGGCGTTCTGCCGCAAGCACAAAGTCTCCCGGGCCTGGTTCTACAAGATCAAGGCCGCTGCGTCCGCTCAGGGCCCGATGAAGGCCATGGAGATGCGCTCCACGAAACCCCGGACCAGCCCGGCCCAAGTCACCCCGCGGATGGTCGAGTTGGTCCTGGACACGCGGGAAACCTTGAAGAGGATGGGCCACGACTACGGACCACTGAGCGTTGCCGCAAAACTGCGTCGGCAAGGTCTGGAACCACCGTCACGGGCGACCCTGGCCCGGATCTTCACCCGGGCCGGGGTCGTCGTCCCGGAGCCGAGGAAGAAGCCCCGGAGCGCCTATCAGCGGTTTGTATATCCCGAGCCGAACGGGTGCTGGCAGATCGACTCGACCGAGTGGCTGTTGGCCGGCAACACGAAAGTCGCGATCTTCCAACTCATTGACGATCATTCGCGACTGGCACTGGCATCGTTGGTAGCCACCGGCGAGACCAGCGAAGCCGCCATCCGCGTCGTATCGGCAGCCATCGCCCGCCACGGCGTCCCGCAGAAGTTTCTTTCGGACAACGGTGCCGCGCTGAACCCGACCAGACGCGGAAGGACCGGCGCGTTGGTGGAATATCTGAAGTCCCACGGAGTGGAGCCGATCACCGGCAAACCCTACAAACCCACCACCCAGGGCAAGAACGAACGCTTCCACCAGACGCTGCACAGGTATCTGAATCAACAACCGCCGGCACACACGATGGCAGAACTCCAGGCCTATGTCGACGAGTTTGACCGGTACTACAACACCGAACGTGAGCATCAATCACTGCCACCAGGCACCACCCCGCAGGAGGCCTGGTATGCAACGGCCAAAGCCACGCCACCCGAGCCGCCCAACCCTGAAATCACCGTGCCCGCCACCAGGCGCAGCGTCCAGCGACGGGTCGGGAAAAACGGTTCCGTTGCCGTCATCGGCATGCATTTCGGCATGGGTAAAGACCACGTCGGCGCGACCGTCCATGTCCTCTACGACGAGGCCACGATCATGTTCTTCGACGGGCGCGGAACGGAAATCATCACCCACCCGCGCCCGCCCATAGGCACAAACTACGTCGGGAACAACAAGCCCCGAGGCTTCATGGCCAACCAAACGTCCACGAAGTGCTGA
- a CDS encoding type 1 glutamine amidotransferase, with product MNIYGDWGNALVLAQRLRWHGYTPELLEYNVGDAFPAGVDLIVGGGGQDSGQLVIQDDLLSRETVLKELAEAGTPMLVICGLYQLFGKFFKTRTGSVIPGIGILDVETHGTDERLIGNVSVSSPEFGTVLGYENHSGQTTLGPGVSPLGTTAKGTGNNSKDGKEGARYRNIVASYLHGSLLPKNPALADFLIRTAVERKYGSFSPGTPDDSYAVLAREHAARRPR from the coding sequence ATGAACATCTACGGCGACTGGGGCAACGCCCTGGTGCTGGCTCAGCGGCTGCGCTGGCACGGGTACACGCCGGAGCTGCTCGAATACAATGTCGGCGACGCGTTTCCGGCGGGCGTGGACCTGATCGTCGGCGGCGGTGGACAGGACAGCGGCCAGCTGGTCATCCAGGATGATCTGCTCTCGCGCGAAACCGTCCTGAAGGAACTCGCCGAGGCCGGCACCCCCATGCTGGTCATCTGCGGCCTGTACCAGCTGTTCGGGAAATTCTTCAAGACCCGGACGGGTTCGGTCATTCCGGGGATCGGCATCCTGGACGTGGAGACACACGGCACGGACGAGCGGCTGATCGGCAACGTGTCGGTGTCCTCTCCCGAATTCGGCACAGTTCTGGGCTACGAGAACCACAGCGGCCAGACCACCCTCGGCCCGGGCGTCTCGCCGCTGGGAACCACCGCCAAGGGCACCGGCAACAACAGCAAGGACGGCAAGGAAGGCGCGCGCTACCGGAACATTGTGGCGAGCTATCTGCACGGCTCACTGTTGCCCAAGAACCCGGCGTTGGCGGATTTCCTCATCCGGACCGCCGTCGAACGCAAATACGGCAGCTTCTCCCCGGGCACCCCGGACGACTCCTACGCCGTCCTGGCCCGCGAACACGCCGCCCGCCGCCCGCGCTGA
- the thrS gene encoding threonine--tRNA ligase, with protein MSDAQQITLLVDGEETKVATGTTGAELFFERRDVVVARVNGELKDLDQPLPEDATVQAVTIDSPDGLNVLRHSTAHVMAQAVQQLRPDAKLGIGPYITDGFYFDFDVEEPFTPEDLKTLEKMMQKIINQNQKFVRRVVTEDEARQAMKDEPYKLELLGRKNDAAEAGEGVNVEVGAGDITIYDNVDRKSGDSIWCDLCRGPHLQNTKLISNAFALTRSSAAYWLGNQNNQQLQRIYGTAWPTKDALKAYQERIAEAERRDHRKLGAELDLFSFPDELGSGLPVFHPKGGIIRKAMEDYSRQRHVDAGYDFVYTPHITKGHLYEVSGHLDWYKEGMFPAMHIDAELNEDGTVRKPGQDYYLKPMNCPMHNLIFRSRGRSYRELPLRLFEFGSVYRYEKSGVVHGLTRVRGMTQDDAHIYCTREQMKDELTTTLNFVLGLLKDYGLDDFYLELSTKNEDKFVGDDAAWEEATRTLAEVAEASGLELVPDPGGAAFYGPKISVQAKDALGRTWQMSTIQLDFNLPERFELEFQAADGSRQRPVMIHRALFGSVERFMGVLTEHYAGAFPAWLAPVQVVGIPVAEAFNDYMFDVVGQLKAAGIRAEVDISSDRFPKKIRTASKDKIPFVLIAGGDDAEAGAVSFRFRDGSQDNGVPVAEAVQRIVDAVRNRTS; from the coding sequence GTGTCAGATGCCCAGCAGATCACCCTTCTCGTCGATGGCGAAGAGACCAAGGTGGCTACCGGGACCACCGGCGCGGAACTCTTTTTTGAGCGCCGGGACGTCGTTGTGGCCCGCGTCAACGGCGAGCTGAAGGACCTGGACCAGCCGCTGCCCGAGGACGCCACGGTCCAGGCCGTCACCATCGACTCCCCGGACGGCCTTAACGTCCTGCGCCACTCCACCGCCCACGTCATGGCCCAGGCCGTGCAGCAGCTGCGCCCCGACGCCAAACTCGGCATCGGCCCGTACATCACCGACGGCTTCTACTTCGACTTCGACGTCGAGGAGCCGTTCACCCCGGAAGACCTGAAGACCCTGGAAAAGATGATGCAAAAGATCATCAACCAGAACCAGAAATTCGTCCGCCGGGTGGTCACCGAGGACGAGGCCCGCCAGGCGATGAAGGACGAGCCCTATAAGCTCGAACTCCTCGGCCGGAAGAACGACGCCGCCGAGGCCGGAGAAGGCGTCAACGTCGAGGTCGGCGCCGGCGACATCACGATCTACGACAACGTGGACCGCAAGAGCGGTGACAGCATCTGGTGCGATCTGTGCCGCGGCCCGCACCTGCAGAACACCAAGCTCATCTCCAACGCTTTTGCGCTGACCCGTTCCTCGGCCGCCTACTGGCTGGGCAACCAGAACAACCAGCAGCTGCAGCGCATCTACGGCACCGCCTGGCCCACCAAGGACGCGCTCAAGGCCTACCAGGAACGCATCGCCGAGGCCGAGCGGCGCGACCACCGCAAGCTCGGCGCGGAACTGGACCTGTTCTCCTTCCCGGACGAGCTCGGCTCCGGCCTGCCGGTGTTCCACCCCAAGGGCGGCATCATCCGCAAGGCCATGGAGGACTACTCCCGGCAGCGCCACGTGGATGCCGGCTATGACTTTGTCTACACCCCGCACATCACCAAGGGCCACCTCTACGAAGTCTCGGGCCACCTGGACTGGTACAAGGAGGGCATGTTCCCGGCGATGCACATCGACGCGGAGCTCAACGAGGACGGCACGGTCCGCAAGCCCGGCCAGGACTACTACCTCAAGCCGATGAACTGCCCCATGCACAACCTGATCTTCCGGTCCCGCGGACGGTCCTACCGCGAACTGCCGCTGCGGCTCTTCGAGTTCGGCTCGGTCTACCGCTACGAGAAGTCCGGCGTCGTGCACGGCCTGACCCGAGTCCGGGGCATGACCCAGGACGATGCCCACATCTACTGCACCCGCGAGCAGATGAAGGACGAGCTCACCACCACGCTGAACTTCGTCCTCGGCCTGCTCAAGGACTACGGCCTGGACGATTTCTACCTCGAGCTCTCCACGAAGAACGAGGACAAGTTCGTCGGCGACGACGCCGCATGGGAGGAAGCCACCCGCACCCTCGCCGAGGTGGCCGAAGCCTCCGGGCTTGAGCTCGTCCCGGATCCGGGCGGAGCCGCGTTCTACGGCCCCAAGATTTCCGTCCAGGCCAAGGACGCGCTCGGCCGCACCTGGCAGATGTCCACCATCCAGCTGGACTTCAACCTGCCCGAACGCTTCGAACTTGAGTTCCAGGCCGCCGACGGCAGCCGGCAGCGTCCCGTGATGATCCACCGTGCCCTGTTCGGCTCGGTGGAGCGCTTCATGGGTGTGCTGACCGAGCACTACGCCGGCGCCTTCCCGGCCTGGCTGGCCCCCGTGCAGGTGGTCGGCATCCCGGTGGCCGAGGCGTTCAACGACTACATGTTCGACGTCGTGGGACAGCTCAAGGCCGCAGGCATCCGCGCCGAGGTGGACATTTCCTCGGACCGTTTCCCGAAGAAGATCCGCACCGCCAGCAAGGACAAGATCCCGTTCGTGCTGATCGCCGGGGGAGACGACGCCGAGGCCGGCGCCGTGTCCTTCCGTTTCCGCGACGGCAGCCAGGACAACGGCGTGCCGGTGGCCGAGGCCGTCCAGCGGATCGTCGACGCCGTCCGCAACCGGACCAGCTAG
- the pgsA gene encoding phosphatidylinositol phosphate synthase: protein MLNRHARGFFTALFSPLARWLLRIGVSPDAVTIIGTLGVVVGALVFYPLGELWWGTLFITAFIFSDVIDGIMARMQKGGGRWGNFLDSTLDRVADGALFAGVAVWFFTGGADTPIAVAAVLCLVLGMVVSYARAKAEALGFQANVGIAERAERLVSVLVVTGFTGLGLPTVVLFVTLCLLAAASLVTVIQRIITVRRQSLEETEGTATEQAA from the coding sequence ATGCTGAATAGGCACGCACGCGGGTTTTTCACCGCGCTGTTCTCCCCGCTTGCCCGCTGGCTGTTGCGGATCGGCGTCTCCCCGGACGCGGTGACCATCATCGGAACCCTCGGCGTCGTGGTCGGCGCCCTCGTGTTCTACCCGCTGGGCGAGCTCTGGTGGGGAACCCTCTTCATCACCGCGTTCATCTTCTCCGACGTCATCGACGGCATCATGGCACGGATGCAAAAGGGCGGGGGCCGCTGGGGGAACTTCCTGGATTCCACCCTGGACCGGGTTGCCGACGGCGCCCTGTTCGCCGGCGTCGCGGTCTGGTTCTTCACCGGAGGGGCGGACACGCCCATCGCGGTTGCCGCCGTCCTGTGCCTGGTCCTGGGCATGGTGGTGTCCTACGCCCGCGCCAAGGCCGAGGCGCTGGGCTTCCAGGCCAATGTGGGCATCGCCGAGCGCGCCGAACGGCTGGTTTCCGTGCTGGTGGTCACCGGTTTCACCGGCCTCGGCCTGCCCACGGTGGTGCTTTTCGTGACGCTTTGCCTCCTCGCCGCCGCGAGCCTTGTGACCGTCATCCAGCGGATCATCACGGTGCGCCGGCAGTCGCTCGAAGAGACCGAGGGCACCGCAACCGAACAGGCCGCCTGA
- a CDS encoding CapA family protein: MRTITPGLRGRLLAAAAALSLVASVASCGAVARSDSNAPASPSAAGSASPAASLTPGTPSAPPPSASPSPTPTPGKGPDCAAVRCASVVVTGDMLVHAQLWEQARADALAAGAKGLDFGPMLEGQRKYLEKSDLAVCHLETPVAGPTGPFSAYPSFNVPPQIIPAAQQVGYQACTTASNHTVDRGTAGLVRTLDALDAAGLQHTGSYRSEADAGGILILQTAAAKIAVISATYGLNGQLPEAAWQVDMLDPEVMIAKAKKARDLGADIVLGAMHAGDEYSRVPNAEQTSVAHALADSGQFTMIYGHHSHSVLPIEQYKGTWIAYGLGNGITELSPNYVVNNEGLLVRVQFSQDAAGEWTASDLAWAPSVMVRGPYRWCSVASDAPQGPCAGAAADAATRQRTQTAVESMGAAAAGAHELLITKEP; encoded by the coding sequence ATGCGAACCATCACCCCCGGGCTGCGCGGCCGTCTCCTCGCCGCCGCAGCCGCCCTCTCCCTCGTGGCCTCCGTGGCGTCCTGCGGCGCCGTCGCGCGTTCGGACAGCAATGCGCCGGCCTCGCCGTCGGCCGCGGGCAGCGCCTCCCCGGCAGCATCACTGACGCCGGGGACGCCGTCGGCACCACCGCCGTCGGCGTCACCGAGCCCGACGCCGACACCGGGCAAGGGGCCCGACTGCGCGGCCGTCCGCTGCGCCTCGGTTGTGGTCACAGGGGACATGCTGGTCCACGCCCAGCTCTGGGAGCAGGCCCGCGCGGACGCCCTGGCCGCCGGCGCCAAGGGGCTGGACTTCGGCCCGATGCTCGAGGGCCAGCGCAAGTACCTTGAGAAGAGCGACCTCGCGGTCTGCCATTTGGAAACGCCCGTGGCCGGCCCGACCGGACCCTTCTCCGCCTACCCCTCCTTCAACGTCCCGCCCCAAATCATCCCGGCGGCCCAGCAGGTCGGCTACCAGGCCTGCACCACCGCGAGCAACCACACCGTGGATCGCGGCACCGCCGGACTGGTCCGCACCCTGGACGCCCTCGACGCTGCCGGTCTGCAGCACACCGGCTCCTACCGGAGCGAGGCCGACGCCGGGGGCATCCTGATCCTGCAGACGGCGGCGGCGAAGATCGCCGTGATCAGTGCGACCTACGGGTTGAACGGACAGCTCCCGGAGGCAGCCTGGCAGGTGGACATGCTCGACCCCGAGGTCATGATTGCCAAGGCGAAGAAAGCCCGTGACCTGGGAGCGGACATCGTGCTGGGCGCCATGCACGCCGGGGACGAGTATTCCCGGGTGCCCAACGCAGAGCAGACGAGCGTTGCCCACGCCCTCGCGGACAGTGGCCAGTTCACCATGATCTACGGCCACCACTCGCACTCGGTGCTCCCGATCGAGCAGTACAAGGGGACCTGGATCGCCTACGGCCTGGGCAACGGAATCACTGAACTCTCGCCGAACTATGTCGTGAACAACGAGGGCCTGCTGGTCCGGGTCCAGTTCAGCCAGGATGCCGCCGGCGAGTGGACCGCCTCGGACCTGGCCTGGGCGCCGTCGGTGATGGTCCGCGGACCTTACCGCTGGTGCTCCGTGGCCTCCGACGCCCCGCAGGGTCCCTGCGCCGGTGCCGCGGCTGATGCGGCCACCCGCCAGCGCACCCAGACCGCGGTCGAGTCGATGGGGGCCGCCGCTGCGGGCGCCCACGAACTGCTCATCACCAAGGAACCCTAG
- the pdxS gene encoding pyridoxal 5'-phosphate synthase lyase subunit PdxS: MSTPDVSSEAGASAKSVTGSNRVKRGMAEMLKGGVIMDVVNVEQALIAEDAGAVAVMALERVPADIRAQGGVSRMSDPDMIEAIIAAVSIPVMAKVRIGHFVEAQVIQTLGVDYIDESEVLTPADYANHIDKWNFTIPFVCGATNLGEALRRINEGAAMIRSKGEAGTGDVSNATTHMRQIRAEIKRLAGMAEDELYVAAKELQAPYELVKEVASTGKLPVVLFTAGGIATPADAAMMMQLGADGVFVGSGIFKSGNPAQRAAAVVKATTFFDDPEEIAKASRGLGEAMVGINVDEIPAPHRLAERGW, encoded by the coding sequence GTGTCTACACCTGATGTAAGCAGCGAAGCCGGCGCGTCCGCGAAGAGCGTTACGGGCAGCAACCGCGTCAAACGCGGCATGGCGGAGATGCTCAAGGGCGGCGTCATCATGGACGTCGTCAACGTCGAGCAGGCCCTCATCGCTGAGGATGCCGGCGCCGTGGCCGTTATGGCGCTGGAACGTGTTCCCGCCGACATCCGCGCCCAGGGCGGTGTGTCCCGCATGTCCGATCCGGACATGATCGAGGCAATCATCGCGGCCGTGTCCATCCCGGTCATGGCAAAGGTCCGGATCGGCCATTTCGTCGAGGCCCAGGTCATTCAGACCCTCGGGGTGGACTACATCGACGAGTCCGAGGTCCTGACCCCGGCCGATTACGCCAACCACATCGACAAGTGGAACTTCACGATTCCCTTCGTCTGCGGCGCCACGAACCTTGGTGAGGCCCTGCGCCGCATCAACGAGGGCGCGGCGATGATCCGCTCCAAGGGTGAGGCCGGCACCGGGGACGTCTCCAACGCCACCACCCACATGCGCCAGATCCGCGCGGAGATCAAGCGGCTCGCCGGCATGGCCGAGGATGAGCTCTACGTCGCCGCCAAGGAACTGCAGGCCCCGTACGAACTGGTCAAGGAAGTAGCCTCCACCGGCAAGCTCCCCGTGGTCCTGTTCACCGCCGGCGGCATCGCCACCCCGGCCGACGCCGCGATGATGATGCAGCTCGGCGCCGACGGCGTCTTCGTCGGCTCCGGCATCTTCAAGTCCGGCAACCCGGCCCAGCGTGCCGCCGCCGTCGTGAAGGCCACCACCTTCTTCGACGACCCGGAAGAGATCGCCAAGGCCTCCCGCGGCCTGGGCGAGGCCATGGTCGGCATCAACGTGGACGAGATCCCGGCCCCGCACCGCCTCGCCGAGCGCGGCTGGTAA